Genomic segment of Arachis hypogaea cultivar Tifrunner chromosome 11, arahy.Tifrunner.gnm2.J5K5, whole genome shotgun sequence:
TGAATTTGGtcttttatgatttatatatgcttgattgagtttctattgttgatattatgaatagttggttatagtttttattttcttttgcaatttaccatgtgaaggttgtagaaggcttaaagaagggggttgaatctatggccttGTTTTACTTTAATGAATTAAGCCTTTACTTACAAACTTTTACTTAGAATCTGTTTGAACTATACAgcagaaaatttatgagacaattcaattttgtctcataaatatcagaaaataaaacttagagaaagagaagaagaataacaCAAGCATGTATCTTGGTttggttgccttgtgcaatgcaacatACATCCAGTCTCCAAcatacatacaccaattcttagGATTCACACAATCCTTTCTCTCTCAAGTTCTCATCTAACTTGATTTGATTATGCTAATATCTAACTCTTCACTCTAAATGCTAACCCAACTTAAAAAGGggcacctcacaggtacaagacacaagacataagaaacaacctaaagaaatctaaaatcactctaggcttttctctcaagtgtttcactcagccttttatCACTCATAGGCTTTTTCTTGATTCCTCTCTTTCAGCCTTTTCCACtcaaaaaattacagaaagatatacatagaaaataaaatacaaactgtagaacatgaaggagattgatgcatTAACAGCCTCTGTTGCTATAAGTTGAACCGGATTCAGCTAACTCTGATTAAGTTCTTCATCTTGGCGAATGCTTCTTTAACTTAGAAACACTATTCAAAAATGTTGAACTCTTCACAGGGAAGCTCTTCAAACAAACTCAGATTTTGGTTCTCTCTCCTTGCTTCAGAAAGATGAAATTTTTCTTATTTGTACTTCTTTCAAAATTGTTGTCTTGATTTCTTCTAAGTCAACTCGTTGAGTTGTGTGCTTCTCAAGCTTGTCATTTCACTTTCTTTAATTAACCCCAAAATTAGAAATTTCAATTCTGATTTTTTGCTTGACCGAGGTCAACTGAGCAGTAAGGATTGTTGTTCAATGATAAGCCCCAAATCCATACCATTAATAATGTGCTTTGGCTCCAAGTAACTTTGTGAACTATTGATTTACAGCAGCATAGATTAGAAATTTCTTTCTCCATTTATCCCAAAATGGTGTTGCAGAAAGTTGGAGAATGAGTGATGAAAATAAATTGCatgcaaatggaaataaatcacctttagcTTCTGACTAAACTTAGCTCATTCTGATTTGAGTGATTACACATTTGCTTTTGTGATctacctttctctttctttcttctctggtgAATGAACCATGAAgacattttcttctctttcttcatgTTTCTGACCGAAGTGAACTCGTGAATGATGGCTTTAGGAGGCTTCCACTTGAATGATGCAACTTAAGCTGGATTTTCTTCACTTACCTCTCAACCCATGTAATTTCTTTGTTATTTCCTTTTTGGGCTTAGTTTCAACAGCTTCTGTTTCTTTGTTTCATTTGATTTGGGCTGctctattttatttctttggcCTGTAATACTAATTAAACACAATCAAAAGCTAATTGGGTGTTTAacctaataaaataatatttgtcattattaatttaaaattatttatatacataacTCAACACCATGTTTTGTTTTCATgtccacaaggtgtttgtgaaaatgtcaacTGTAGATTTAGAGtatattttcacaccttggcttagaaaatgagttcctaggatactagagtcataatgtccgacatttagtggtaattcttaggttgttagttgattcttgtttccattgacgctagcttcttactaaattaattagtaagttagctaggacttatggattaaggtcaattatgcttgcttgacttactcctcaatGTTAGGGGTTGACGAAGTGAGATTAACTCATCATAATTGCCATATttgtggttatgacgatgataggattccttaattctcattcccaagtcaatgCTCTTTTATACCATTAGTGCATtgtcactagttttgatcttgctttcttttaatttgtactaACTGTCTTTTTCTTCATTGTTAGTTTATTTATTCTttacttcttctaattttttcattttatgcTTCAAAACCCCCATATTTTACAACCGAGAATGTGTACCTAATTGCATGGTCCAAGGGAGACGACCcgagacttaaaactcccagtttttattagtttgtattgtgacaaacaaaattaaactttgattgaaaattaattattggttcggaactatacttgcaacgaagttattttgtgaaatttcgaGTCGATGTTCAGTTCTTGTCAGTATTCACAGAGTCCTTTTTGAGGTGTATTCCCAAAATCATAAAGTTTGTGTTAACCCTCAGGAGAGGACATGCACATGCAATGTTGGCAATTGGCTGGTAAGTTTGGTTTTATAATTACTGGTTTGTTGCTAATTGTCCAATGTCtgattttgattaaattaaattagacccAACAGGAATGTCTTGTAGACATGCAGTTGCAGCATTAGCTAAAATGGGTCTTAAAGCTGAGGACTTTGTCCATAAGTTGCTAACTATAGATGCTATCAGATCAACATATTCATATTGCATTAAACCTGTTAACAGTGAAGAGTACTAGACACCTACTGATGCTCCAAGGCTACTGTCTTCCACAATCAAGAGAGTTGATCATTAGACCCAAGTTGAAGAGAAGAGCTGACCCAGTTGAGAGAGAGATGAACATAGCCAAGACAAAGAAGGCATTCATTGTTACTTGCTCTAAGTATGGCTAAAAGCACTATTACTACAAGGCATGCACAAATGCACCACAAGATCCTAATTGGAAGCCCATAACTAAAAAAGGGAGAAGAGCGCAAAAGAGGACaacaaattagaattcatcaaccACTCCAACAATAAACACTTACTAGGTACAATTCTTTACTATAATGTTTTTGGGTTAGGGATCGaattgtccaaaaataaaatattcagagATTTATATGTCCTAAATAAGTTTAGCTGAGGACTTAATTGTGCATTTTTTTTGTCACTAAGTAGGCACAAGAAGGTGGCAGCACCACCAATGTCAATGAAAATGCCACTGGATCGGAGGAGAGACAGTATTAGATTCTGTGGTGAGTCCAATGTGGAGAGACAGTATTATTTTGTTGCGTTCTCTTAGTAACTCATTAATTTGTCATAGACCAaagaaagaaaagccaagaaaaaATTGCCTAAAAAGTTTATGAGAGTTGGAGCAGTGCCCCAAACTCAAAGTGAAAATTTCACTGTCACAATCTGCACCCCAAGTTAAGAAAgtcattttttgatttttttttttttaaaaaatctatttaCGCTGTATATTGTTACATATCAATTCCATAGACatatttagttaattaatttagtaaaCTTGTAACAGACTGTAGGAGAAAATTCCAGTGGAAATCCTAAACCATTTAGAGAAAAGTACTAGATTGTTAGGCCAACAGCTCCATGTATTGAGCCCCCACCCGTATCAGTACCAAAGCCAACTTTATGGTTCAAATCTCAACATTCACAAGCTCTGAAACTGAGGCCTCACAACTCATAAAACCAATGCACTGGACCAATAGTTGGTATGACAACTCCAAAAAACACAGATGATGTAATTTCTATAGAGACGATAGCTGCTGCAACTTCAActattgcatcaaaatttttgagATTTGTGCCAACACTCAGCTATAGACCTCCAGGACTTAGGCCTCCTAAGTAGCATTGATAATGCTAATAGGGTTATAGAAATGTGAATTGTTATTTTGGTATTTTAGTTGTTTAATTTTCATCTTTAAGACTTAAAGTGATACAATAGTTCCAACATacaaattagtttttttatttagggCCATGTTACTGCCCTTGCTATGCTATCTGAACTATGAATAGATGAATTGCTTGTTAAGTATCAGTATGAATATAATATATGAACTTCTATGCTTTATATGAAATTAGTTGAATTCATGCTATATGTACAAATATTTGCTGCACAATTTAAATTAAGTTCAACGAAGAAACCCTTAGCATTGACaataattcatttttatttaatttcaagagTGTTAAAACACATTATTTCATTATATGACACAAAATTTTTGGATAAACTAAAATTACTCATCAAGTTTTCTACAAAATTGTCTTGAATAAGCAGGCAACTACAATCCCACTATAAAATGTAAAAACACTACAATTTAAACCCAAGCATCTACTTTCACTTATTTTTAATCTACTCTTCTCCAATTGATTCTCTAATTCAATCAACATATCCTTTAGTTCTTTCACTTTATCATCCACTGTATCACTTAGGCCTTCAAATCGATTCTGCTTCTGCGGCAATGCCCCCTTTGAGATTGTCTTCACAGCATACTCATTAAATGAAGAAATATAATCATCTAGTCATACAAAGAATAAGCAATGAGCTTCTGTAGTCTACAATTTGAATTAACTTTGTGAGACTAATAGTGAATACATAATTGAAACAACCAAAACATTAATACTAGAAATATATCTTGAAGTAAGGGCAACGAAAGAATAACCTATTTGGATTATTTTCGGTCCTAATCATGAATAGAATAGCATGAGACCTGCAACAGCACTTTGAAAAGACTCATCTCTTCTTTCTCCGAGCTCGAACACTCTCACTAGAGTTCATACTGGAAGTCAAATTATCGCCTCCAATTCAGAAGTTCGAGGATGAACAACGTTCTCCACTCCCAATCATGACGCCCTAGAGCTTGTCTCTTGTTAATTATTTTGAATACGAGTGAGTGGGGAGAGGTTGGAGGTGCAGAAAAATTTAGAATTCGTCATCCAAATTAagttttgcttcttctttaaCCAAAAACAATGTCGTTTTTGGAGGAGGCAAGGGTATAAATTGACGTTGTTCATTCCACCTAATCTAACGTGGCACTTCACTCTAAATAAATGTGCACATCAGCACCAGTAACTACTACATAGGAACAGAGGTCGACGTGGGTATTTTTTTTCGGACAAAGACCACTTTGTCCTAATTTAAAACGGATAAAAACTGAGTTGGGTGTTCACTCTTCTAATACCATAATCTATTCCAATCACTATAACCACGTGTCAATCATCCGTTCGTTGGGAAGTCAACTCCTAAACAATGTTGGTCATCACAAATTTAACCACCACAGAATTGActaatatatatagtttaattttcatatactgatagcataaaatattttatacagtcgTACAATCACAACCTTTTTTTAAATAACCATTCACGCGGTCAatataaaagattatttttactaTGTGACGTTATGTGATTGGATGTACATGTAAAACAAATTTACACTAAAAAGGTATCAaagttatatatatgaaaaatgttaaaagagttaaaagactagtaaaatgtattatttttgacCAACAGCTAActattgatatttaaaaatatagacaaaatatattattaaattatcaaattaaaaacattagattaataaccgtctcatacttttctaaaaaaattatatctattaaataaaaaattaataatctcaTTATAATGCCTATGCATTAGTTATTTATAAAACCACCAAGATTATATCAATTCCATATTTATTTGAAAGTTGAAATAATTTTAATATCTAGCATTTAAATAGATCGACTAACTAAAATTAGCCAACTaagaatcaaattttattttgacTTGAATAAACCCATTTCTCAAATTATAATCAACACAAAATTTCTCTTACCAATGAAATCTTTGCTCACCTTGTCAAactagaaagagaaaaaaatcttAAATTGTCCACAACTaggaaaaaaaatcatatttgatAAAGATTTTCTTGCACACCATTtttcaaacatgaataaaacaaTTGTAAAAAGAACAAGTTTGTATACTTATAATTTGTAGATCCCACATACACCTCTTATTATTAGATGAAACATAAGACACATTCCATATCTTTCTTATCTTAGATCCcatttaatgacagaaaaatttGTATTGAGAAAACTTGCACTAATTCCATGTAAAAGACAAAACAAGTAGATTCAAAAAAAGTACTGATTCCATGTAAAAGACAAAATAAGTAGATTCAAAAACGAACGACAGTGTAGTTTTGTGCTTACTCTATAGTATACAAAAGGGGGGAATGAGAAAATAAGGAGCATAATTCCTTGTTAGATTGAGTTATTAGAAGAGACAGTGATGTGTTTCATCGGATTGTCTACTTGGTTTCCACCAGCATGCATGACAAACTCTGATGGAGAGAGGAATCTTCCATGGCAGACACACACAATACACACTTGTCCTCTGTTATACTTGTACAGTATCCCTTCTATTCTCTTCCCACTTGGCCCATCTCCTCTTGTACTCACACTTGGAATATGTCTCAGAATCTCCAttgcatcatcattattatttttcttatgatCACCTTTGACACAAGATGATTGATTCTTCTTTGTCTTGAGCCTTTTGGCTGGAGGAGGCATTTTCTGAAGAGTTGGTAGTTGTGATGATTCCTTGGGATCATATCCTTTAATAACTGTCGGTGATGTCTTTATTTTGGAACTAGATTCTCCTACTTTAGTATGAAAAGCAAAAATCCCATCGATGTAAGTAGTGTGTATCATAAGTAAGCAATGAAATAACCGAATAAGGAGATTTGGAAAGGAGATTTGGAAAGAAGAATGGACAAAAGAAAGGAGAGAAACAGTTATTACAAAATTCAATCACAATCGATGTAAACTATATATTACATGCGTAGTCATATTTATGCGgtaaagaataaaatatattataaaaaatgttaATGATATTTTCATACTAAAAATTGGTTACCAAATTTActgttatttaatttaatttggatgAGTACTTTGTATTTCAATGGTATTATACAGACATGTtttaatggttaatttttttcGGACAAAACGTGATTTCATCCATGCATGCTTCTATTCTGGTTAATTGGACTAGACCAATTATAATTGTAACTTCTAAGTTGTAACGTAGTGTTCGCTATCAGCAAGCTACTAAAATGAGAGAGAAAGTGTGGTATAAGCAAAAACTTAGACATTATCTTTGGATAAACTGTCATGTTAACTTTATTTATCAcattaattttatattctaaatcatagaaaaatcttaaaaagtaagattaaatataatttttaccttataaaaaaatatagctgatgtaactaaaaaaaatgttgaaagacagcagaatttattgttttttacggTTAAATATCAACTAAAGTAtgttgccaatgagtaatagctcaaatggcatagtcttcccatactcaattaagaggttgctggtttgagtctcatatctttggtttaaaaaaaaaaacacactaaAGTATGTTATTAATttactaaattaaattttaattgatgACAGGCCAAAAACAACAAATTGTGATAGTCTTCTAACATTTCTCTTCAAAATGATTTATTTCGCTATAATTGTACTATATCATGTACTATGAATACTCTACAAGATAGGTGAGGTATTACTAAAATGCAGCCTTTAATGCCacgtaatataaaattattactgTATATTAATTTAAGGACAAACTTAATATCTAACTATAAATTGATGTTATCTATTATCGTAAACTATGTAGGtatataacatttttttcttactttaaaaaaatttctatttttacCCGTAATACAAGATTTAAACTTAACATTAAACCACCAAGAGAaggaaacaaataataaaaaagtaagaaaaaagaGTTACCCTCATGTCTTGAATCTCCATTAGGAGTCGCAAGCAGCTTCTTGACACGGCTAATGACATGAGCTGATGACGGCAAAACACTGGGTGCGGCGGCGCCACGTCTGTTCTGCTCGTGGAGGAGTAATATTTTGGCAGCCCTGTGCATGTCCCTACACTTCATCATCACAGTCTCTGATGGCATTGACCAAGTCCTCTCCAACCATGGAACAAAGGGATCTTTCtctttcctctcattttcttCAATATAGATTATTGATGATGTTGATGACGACCTTTtcatccattttttttctttaatctgGACACATGATGATAGTTTTAAAGTTAGGTCAATCTtctgtttttctttgtttgttaaTGTGCTACCAAATAATCCCTTTACACAAATAATAGTAGTATTAATAAAAATCAACCTTAGTTAAGTAATTTAATTTAGTTCTtacatgaaaaaagaaaaagaaaaaaacatttgTTAGCTTACCTCCATTGATATCCAAGAGAAAGGTGAAATCCTTGAACAGAACAACAACTTTGAAGATTTTCTTTTTCTGAAAACAACATAGATAAATAAGTTATTATTCAAATGAATAATATGACTGAGACAAAAATCTTTGGCAACTAAAATTTTAAGAAATGGAGATTGTaggaataaaagaaattaaattaaatagtatttaCAAGGCTTAGAAAGCTCAACTCTAAAGTTTACCTCTGAATGAAGGATTTGAAGAAGAAACAAAGAGCAACAAaaattgataaaacaagaaaGCAAAAGTACAAATGCAAGTGGTGTATGAAGAAAATTTGAGTAAGATAAGAAAGAACAGTTAGAAAGTTCTCTTTTTCGGTGCATGCAGTTAGAGAACAGTGTAGAATTTTGACAACGCATAGTTAAACTATACACGTGGAGATTAATAGAGAAAGAAGGCTACGACATATGTTGATTACGTGCCTCTTGGTGGGGCTGCCGCGTAATTGCTCTAACAATATTAATGCTGCTGTGTTCATGTAAGATTAAATGAGATAAGAGTAATTTACTTATTTAAACTATATAAATACTAAAACTATAAActgttctaaaaataaaatagttataattttattctttttgtttttaatataaattatgggcgttaatatttaatttgatttctgaAATTTGACATTAAATTCAATTTGATTCTTAAAATTTTAGTGtactcaaattaaattttaaaatttgtaatcgTATCTCACATGAATTGTTGAACTGATTTTTATTAACCAATATATTAATTTGATACATTATTTTACTGTGACTTAAATTCGTCTTCAAATTTCATGTTACCGAAATCCattaaaacttttaaaagttTGATTATTTCTATTaaagttctaaattttttaaattaaacttatTATTGTCGTTTTGGTAAAAACGTTGGCCAGCCATATTTACAAGAGGTTTGTTGTTGGTTCACaaaatttaaggactaacacaaattactataataaattttaaaatctaaattgaatcttactttaaattttaaaaatcaaattaaatattatagtataagttttttaaaaaaaatataaaatctactaaaaagcTATATAttgaaattatgagataaaaatataaaacttaagttttttaaattttggcaaatgatatatatttagtaaaataatatatttttaatatagtaaaaaaattaaattactaaataagtactttatgtataaaatattctatataaatattttaaataagtaAGTActctatatataaaattaaattattaagtaaatattctattttattataaatctTAATTGCCCCTACTATTAATGCAGCTATGGTAATGAAAAATCAGTTAAAACTTAAAGATGAtactttttttaatcttttaattgaaTTGGACTTTATTAATCTGATAAtagatacaattttttttaattattaatatttatttaatttaattatattaaatatttattataaattaagtaCTAAATTAAGtactcatataaaatatatattaaaatata
This window contains:
- the LOC112722594 gene encoding uncharacterized protein; its protein translation is MEIKEKKWMKRSSSTSSIIYIEENERKEKDPFVPWLERTWSMPSETVMMKCRDMHRAAKILLLHEQNRRGAAAPSVLPSSAHVISRVKKLLATPNGDSRHEGESSSKIKTSPTVIKGYDPKESSQLPTLQKMPPPAKRLKTKKNQSSCVKGDHKKNNNDDAMEILRHIPSVSTRGDGPSGKRIEGILYKYNRGQVCIVCVCHGRFLSPSEFVMHAGGNQVDNPMKHITVSSNNSI